The Blastomonas sp. SL216 DNA window GGCTTGGGTTGCCACAGTTCGATCTTGCGCCCTTCCGGGTCCATGATGTGCGCGAACAGGCCATTGGCCTCGGCGGGGAAGGTCTTGACCGGCTCCACCCCTTCGGCCGCGCAGCGCGCCAGCACCGCCTCCAGATCGTCCACCATCAGGTTGAACATGAACTCCTTGGTCGATGGCGCGAAATATTCGGTGCTTGCTGCAAAGGGCGAGAACACCGTGCCCGCGCCGGGGTGATTCGCGGCGTCCTGCGGCAGAAACACCAGCCCGCCCCAGTCATCGAAGGTAAGGCCCAGCACGCGGGCATACCATGCGCGCAAGCCATCTGGGTCGGGTGATTTGAAGAAAAGACCGCCAAGGCCGATGATCTTGCCCATGTCCGCTCCTGTCGCCTGAGTCGGTGCGCAGGATATCACGAAGTAAACATAGCCCCCAAAAGGAAACCCGCCGATGTTGCCACCGGCGGGTAAACCTTTTTCCTCCCCAGGAAAACTTTATCGGTCAGACATTATTTTAACGCACTACCGATCACAAGGAACCGTCCGTTCAACCGAACTGGTTCATCGTGTTGTTGACGCCGCCGGCCTTCAGCGCCGCCTCGCCAGCGAAATATTCCTTGTGAGCATCGCCGATGTCGCTTCCAGACATGTTCTGGTGCTTCACGCATGCGATTCCCTGACGGATCTCCTGCCGCTGGACGCCCAATACATAGCCCAGCATGCCCGCTTCTCCAAAATATTCCTTCGCCAGATTGTCGGTCGACAGCGCGGCGGTGTGATAGGTCGGCAGCGTGATGAGGTGGTGGAAAATGCCGGCGCGGCGCGATCCATCCGCCTGGAAGGTGCGGATGCGCTTGTCGGCGGCAATGCCCAGCTCGGTGTCGTCATACTTGGCGTCCATCAGCTGGGCGCGG harbors:
- a CDS encoding VOC family protein; protein product: MGKIIGLGGLFFKSPDPDGLRAWYARVLGLTFDDWGGLVFLPQDAANHPGAGTVFSPFAASTEYFAPSTKEFMFNLMVDDLEAVLARCAAEGVEPVKTFPAEANGLFAHIMDPEGRKIELWQPKPMG